In the Dioscorea cayenensis subsp. rotundata cultivar TDr96_F1 chromosome 12, TDr96_F1_v2_PseudoChromosome.rev07_lg8_w22 25.fasta, whole genome shotgun sequence genome, one interval contains:
- the LOC120273667 gene encoding uncharacterized protein LOC120273667, which translates to MRKFDPWPVFFRREWNRNWPFLTGFAITGALIVKLTAGLTEEEAKNSKFVQEHNR; encoded by the exons atgaGGAAGTTCGATCCATGGCCGGTGTTCTTCAGGAGAGAGTGGAACCGCAACTGGCCCTTCCTCACCGGATTCGCCATCACCGGAGCCCTCATCGTGAAGCTCACCGCCGGCCTCACCG AGGAGGAAGCTAAGAATTCCAAATTCGTGCAGGAGCATAACCGGTGA